Below is a genomic region from Fulvia fulva chromosome 5, complete sequence.
GACGATATAATGATGGGCATGGCAGCCCATGGTTGTCGTCTATCATCCGCAGCTTTCATCTATTTCCATCATCTCTTACATTATGCCTCTGTTTCGTtcgaagaagaagaagtcaGCGCAGGCCGCAACACTCGCAGCTCAGGTCACGGCTCCAGCGACGTACCCCGACAACATCGTCAGACCCGGCCTTGGAAAACTAACAACAGGAGCCCAACAGCCAGTCAACAACTCGCATGACGTCGCTCAGCACGCAAGAACATCTCCCCAGCCAGTGTACCAGACTATCGACGCCAGTAGATATGAGATCAGACTGCTGGAAGTCTTACCTGGTGCATACCCACAACCTATCAAATGTGTCCTGAGGCCGGTGTCTCTGCTTGCTGCCACCGTACCGCAATACGAAACAGTCTCTTACTGCTGGGGGCAGTCGCAACGATGCTTTCCCATCAACCTCAACGATCGACGTCGGCTTATCGAGAACAGCGCTGGCTGTGTCCTTCACCGTGTTCAGCTACCGCACCAAAGCAGACTGATCTGGATAGATGCAGTCTGCATCAACCAGGACGACGACCGCGAGAAAGGCCAGCAAGTCAGTATCATGGGTGACATCTATCGATGCTCCAAGCAAAATATCGTGTATTTTGGCATGGTCAATAAGTTTGCGCGGGCGGTCCAGGCAACTTTACAAGCTGTTTTGAGCGACATGAAGAAGAATATCCCGAAAGATACCACATTGTTTGAACTCACGCACTTAAGTGGACCTTCTGAACAGCATAGGATGCCTCAAAATGGTAGGCTCATGGATCCCGACATCAATCTGAGACCACTGGAGGCTCTGTACTCTGACCCGTGGTTCGGCAGGATCTGGGTAAGGATACACATTGCCTCAGCTGCTTGTCCAGGCTGATCGGCTGCCTAGGTTGTCCAAGAAGTAGCACTAGCACCGACCAGCATCTGTTACTACGGCGACGCCGAGTTCTTGCTCGCTGATGTACTCAGAGTCGCCGTGTGGCTCATATGGCACCAAGGCATGAGATGGCCTCATACGACGATATCGAAGCAGGGCCTGAACCGTGCCTTCAGTATCTGGTACTTCGCCGACCACGATCCTTCACTCAAGAGCCAATACCAGATGATGACACGGACTCTCACAACTATATGCCTTGCGCTCGAGACCCATGAAGCGACCAACCCAAAGGACAAAATCTATGCGCTGCTGGGCCTGCATGCGCGTTGGAAGCCGGGTTTGTGGCAGGCAATCATGCCACGATACGACAAGACTGTCTCAGTAAGTGACGTCTATCGAGATGCTACTAGGACTATGATACAGGAAGCGATGTCTCTGGAGATCCTACAGTACCGATGCCCGCGCGCTGAACATCCACTACTGCCCACCACACCTTCCTGGGTCATCGATTTCACTCGCCTGAGTGGCAAAGGCATCAGACCACGCCGTCTAGGCTTGCGCTTTACAGCAGACGATGGACGTGGTATCAAAGAGTGCACGATCCTCGCACCACAAGGCTTACCAGTGCTGCCCTTGGTAGGGTTCACCCTCGATCGCGTAAAGTCCCGGACCCGTACCATCGCAGACACGGAAAGTGTGTACGTCCCCGAATTGGCCGATATCCTTGCGCTGTCACAATCGCTTCGACTGCCATATCGAGATCTTTCGCAGCAACTCGCCAGAACACTGGTCGCAGATCACGACTCGAATGGCATTGCTCCAGGCCCTCGGGCGCAGGAAGCGTACTCTGCGTTTCTAAGTCTTTGCAACGACAGCATGTCCCTCCTGATAAAGTCTGCCAATAGTATGCCTTCAAGGACTAAGAAAGAGCAGGTCGACCTGGGCGGTCGTTACCTGCAATCATTCCTACTAGCATGTGTTGGGCGATGCTTCTTCGTGACCAACGGGGGGTTGATGGGCATCGGGCCTGAGAATCTTGTGGAGGGCGACAGGGTCGCGATACTATACGGTGGGAGAGTACCGTTTGTCATGAGTACCAGAGGGTCACTTGGGCGCGGCGAGTATCGTCTGCTCGGGGAATGCTATGTGGACGGCGTCATGCAAGGACAGGGGATGCGAAAGCACAAGGCAGCTGGAAATTGGGATGAAGTGTTCCATGTCGTATGATGTCTAGTTGGTTCTTCAGTCATGTTTGGAAATATATGTACAAAAGACCACTTCAAGCGGAGTCACTAGTAACCACTCGACCAAAGATCCGCTTCGTCAGCGACCTGGTCTTTCTCAGTAGCTGCACCTCTCGCGGCTTTCTGTTCCCGTTCTTTCTGCTTGAGTCGGGCCGGTGTCGGAAGTGTTTGGAATACTGGCGTGATGAGTTCATCTGGCATATAGGGACTGTAAGGCGATTTGACTCCCGTAAGTTGACCGGTAAGTTGACCAGCCGTCGGCACCTTCAAGTTCTGCTTGTGATACTCCAGCACATTCTCTCTGATAGCAGGTGACCTGAGGCCTGCGGACATCTGGCCTGGCGATCGCAAACCAGCATTCCAGCTGGCCGAAGGCGATAAAGGAAACGGTTCTTGGGCCACGGGAGGCTGCCGTTGATGAGCGAACTTCCTGAAAGGTAGATCGTCTGCCTTGCGACCATGACCACGTTTGTTCTGTTGTGTAGTACCTGTGGGGTCTGGTCGAATGGAGGCCGCATCTGTCACTGCTTGAGCAGGGTTATCGTATTGGTAGCTGCCTATCCTTTGTGGATATGGTTGTGGTAGGTCCGCAATATCGTCACGGGCCTCTTCCGGATATGGAAAGCTCCTGCCAGTGCCCGGAGTAGTGGGAGGATATTGGCTGTCGTTCGTGCGACCAGTAAACGGCGGGACCTCGCCTGGCTCTTCAAAAGCTCGGGGTGACAGTGGTGTCATGGCACCGTCGTCGTTGTCGTCAGCTCGGAATCGTTGTATTGGATTGCTGATTTTGATATCACGCAGCGCCTTCCTAGCCTTCTGCGGCGAACTTGCGCTCTTGTTGCTGCTGAAAGACGCTGTCCTTCCATCTCGTGGTGATTTTGGAAGGCCAGGTACCGGCGATCTTGACACTGGTGGGAACTCATCTCGCACTGGACTGGTCATATTCGGTGGGTGAATGGCTCTAACAGAAGGCGATCTCGGCGTGACAGGACTCATAGGACTCTGCGGGTACGTTTCGCCTGTCTGCACACGTCTCAATTCCGGTCTTTCAATAGCCAAGCGTGGTAGAGGCTGGCCACGATCGTATCGTGGTGGTTCAGGCGCGTGCACATCCGTTGCGGAAGCATTCTTGCGGTCTTCATCGCCGTATACCACGCTGTAAAGATCGGCCAGATCGTCCTTTCGTTGCTGAATATGCTGCTCATGCACCAAATCGCGGTCAAGGCTCGTAACACTGTATCCTCCAGGCGATGTGATATTGACAGTGCTCCTTCCACTTTTCATGCTCCCAGTCCTGCCCTTCGCCCTTTGATACCATCTTTTCGTCTCCTCATTCTGAATTGTCGGAGTGCCTTCTAGTAGATTGCGCATCGGTTTGACCATTTCGATCGGCCTCTGGGTCATGTCCTGCGCTCTTTTCCTCGCTCGTCGTCCAACGGTAAGAAGTAGCGACCCCAATATGACCACGCAGGCGATATATGCTCCCACCACCCCAATAATCTGAAACGGCAGCAGTGATCGATCGCGTGTCGCATAGAAGGAGAAAGGCGGTCCGTCTTCTGGTGACGGGGCGGGATCTAGATCGATATCGACATCCCAAAGACCCGCACTGGCTCTCGATACCGCCGACAGGAGAACTAGAGCTGTGTAGCTGACGTATTTCGCACCACCTCTGCCCATCTTGAACGAAACGAAGGACGAAAGCGTCCTTTTGACTCTTGCGTGATGAAGTACAGTACTGACAACGAAATGGTGACCGGCAACTTACTGTAGTAGTACCTCTGAGGCACACGTGGGAGCCCAGCGATCCATACTCATCACTGGCGCCCATCACAGACCGACTGCATGTCGGGCAGACGAGTTGCACTGTCGGGATGCACTCCAGCGAGGTGATTGGAGAGGACGGACTTCAGCGAAGCGCCCTTGGCATTGCGGACCAGGACGTTCATGCAGGGCAAGGTGAGACGAGGTCGAGGGCGCTAAGGCGAGCTCTTTCATACATCAACACCATTCGCGACATCACTGTCACTGTGAAGGCTCGTTCTGGGCCTCGAAGCGCTGTGCTGTGGCTTGGAGCACAGCTTCCATATATGCGTGTCCATGGAGCACCTGGCTGTCGAGAGAGGTAATAAATGTGCAATCGCAGTTGACGATAAAAACACCACCGGACCTGCTTCCAGATTCTACGCACGAGCTGGTGAGCATCTGGAAAGTACGAGTGACTGCTTAGTCAATCCCGGCTAAGGTATAGCAATTGCACATGATCGATGTGTCTCAGACACGCAGCCTTGTCCGGCTGATGTTGTGCCTGGCCGTACCTCGCGAGATTGTCGCGTAAATCGGTGCGTGCTCGAGCATGCCCAGGTACCTGTGATGCCTTGCTGCTGAGCTTGCAGTACATGTATGTATGAACAGTATGATGTTCAGTCGGTGACGAGAAGCGGTGTCAACTGTTACGACAAGCTAAGTTCTTCTTCTGTGTTTCTCCCACTTTCGACCACAAGCACCAGACCACGTGCCCTGGAAGTGGGTCCGTCAAGTGTTCACCTCCAATTTGCTGCAATCTTCATCGATCTCATCTACACCAGCATCGATACTCTACCTCCTACACAGGGAATGCAACTCTTCTGGTTCCCCGTGTCTGCTCGTTGCAGATCTATATGACCTCGTGAAGGAAAGGGAACCCTACGTCGACGTCGGGAAAAGTTTCTGACACCTCCAACCTGGTCACTCGAGAAGCCATGGCCGACACCCCAGGATCAGAACAGTCCAAGCGAGAGGCACAAATCATTGACAGACATTTACCTGAGGGATACTCTGCCGAACCCGAAGCTGTCACGTATGGCACCGATGATGGCAACGACAGCGATGCTGCTTCCGGGAGGAATTTTCCAGGGTCGCCACCCACCGAGGCCGAGTCCTCGTTGAGGCTTCAAGGCGGCGATATGCATCGTGACATTTTCAAGATCAAAGCACGTGCAAGTCTTCCTCGACGAGCGAATACCTTCTCTGCTAAGCACAGCCGGCCTCTGGTCAAACTACCTGACCCGCCTGTCGAGGAACAACTCCAGCCAGGTGGTATGAGAAGACAGTATGTGCAGCGTCATAGTGTCCAAAGACGCCTCAGTACTGCCGCTACTCCTGTGACGAAGAACTTCATCTCTTTCTTGGAACTATATGGCAGCTTTGCTGGTGAGGATCTGGAAGACACCGACTCGAATTCGGACGATGAATCTGCCATTGAGGAAGGTGACGCCGAGCCAAATGAACGGCGGCCTTTGCTTGGCCGCAAGAAGAGCTCGAGACGGATGAAGAGAGAAGGAAATGCTGGAACCACCAAGACCTTCTTCACGCTGCTCAAGGCATTTGTCGGAACCGGTATTATGTTTCTGCCCAAGGCTTTCCGCAATGGAGGAGTACTGTTTTCATCAGTGGTACTGATCATGGTTTCGATTATCACGACTCTCTGCTTCAGGCTCCTGTTGCAGTGTCGGCAGAGATATGGAGGTGGTGGTTACGGTGAACTCGGTGGAGAGATCTTTGGCAAGAAAGTGCGAGCCCTCATTCTGGCTTCCATTACACTGTCTCAATTGGGCTTTGTCTGCGCCGGATTGATCTTCACTGCAGAGAATCTGCTATCGTTCCTGAACGCTGTGGTACCAGTCGGCCAGACCCAGCCATTCAAGACGTCGTCACTCATTGCCGTTCAGCTCGTGCTTCTGGTGCCACTGGCATTGATCCGGAACATTGGCAAGCTTGGCCCAGCGGCCCTACTGGCAGACGTTTTCATCCTCATCGGTCTGGTCTACATCTGGTCTTACGACATCTCGAGCTTGGCTTCGGTCGGAGCTGCACCAACGATGAAACTCTTCAACCCGAATGCATTCACTCTGACTATTGGATCGGCAATCTTCACATTCGAAGGAATAGGACTCATCTTGCCAATCCAGTCATCGATGAAGCAGCCGGAGAAGTTCCCCTACCTACTCTACGCAGTCATGCTCATTATTACTGTGATCTTCACTTCCGTGGGAGCTCTGTGCTACGCGACCTTTGGCGAGGAGACCAAGATTCAGGTCATCTCCAACTTTCCACAAGACAGCAAGTTCGTCAACGCTGTGCAGTTCCTCTACTCCATGGCCGTGCTCGTCGGAGAGCCCGTGCAGCTGTTCCCAGCAGTAAGAATCATTGAACAATTCCTATTCGGCGACCGAGCATCCGGGAAGAAGAGCAGCTCCGTCAAGTGGAAGAAGAACGGTCTGCGCACAGGCGCGATGGTCCTGTGTACTGTCATTGCTATCCTTGGAGCTTCAGATCTGGACAAGTTCGTTTCACTCATTGGCGCCTTTGCTTGCGTGCCCTTGGTCTACATCTACCCACCCACATTGCATCTACGAGGCATCGCTGAGACGAGGTGGGAGAAGGCTTACGACATCATGTTGATCACTATCGGAGTAGTCGCTATGGCATACACGACTGTGATGACCCTCAAGCAATGGATTGGAGGAGAATTGTAATGAGAGTGATTCAACCTCACTTCACCATTAGTGGTTTGGACTGTATTTTAAAAGAAGCGCAGCATACTAGCGGTAGACGGAAGCATTGTATGGCATTGGACAGACCCCCAAACGCTTTGATCTTGCCGAGTTCTCTCTACACGTCGTTCTAGAACCTCTTCACTTGTCGAC
It encodes:
- a CDS encoding Vacuolar amino acid transporter 3 gives rise to the protein MADTPGSEQSKREAQIIDRHLPEGYSAEPEAVTYGTDDGNDSDAASGRNFPGSPPTEAESSLRLQGGDMHRDIFKIKARASLPRRANTFSAKHSRPLVKLPDPPVEEQLQPGGMRRQYVQRHSVQRRLSTAATPVTKNFISFLELYGSFAGEDLEDTDSNSDDESAIEEGDAEPNERRPLLGRKKSSRRMKREGNAGTTKTFFTLLKAFVGTGIMFLPKAFRNGGVLFSSVVLIMVSIITTLCFRLLLQCRQRYGGGGYGELGGEIFGKKVRALILASITLSQLGFVCAGLIFTAENLLSFLNAVVPVGQTQPFKTSSLIAVQLVLLVPLALIRNIGKLGPAALLADVFILIGLVYIWSYDISSLASVGAAPTMKLFNPNAFTLTIGSAIFTFEGIGLILPIQSSMKQPEKFPYLLYAVMLIITVIFTSVGALCYATFGEETKIQVISNFPQDSKFVNAVQFLYSMAVLVGEPVQLFPAVRIIEQFLFGDRASGKKSSSVKWKKNGLRTGAMVLCTVIAILGASDLDKFVSLIGAFACVPLVYIYPPTLHLRGIAETRWEKAYDIMLITIGVVAMAYTTVMTLKQWIGGEL
- a CDS encoding Heterokaryon incompatibility protein 6, OR allele, with product MVVVYHPQLSSISIISYIMPLFRSKKKKSAQAATLAAQVTAPATYPDNIVRPGLGKLTTGAQQPVNNSHDVAQHARTSPQPVYQTIDASRYEIRLLEVLPGAYPQPIKCVLRPVSLLAATVPQYETVSYCWGQSQRCFPINLNDRRRLIENSAGCVLHRVQLPHQSRLIWIDAVCINQDDDREKGQQVSIMGDIYRCSKQNIVYFGMVNKFARAVQATLQAVLSDMKKNIPKDTTLFELTHLSGPSEQHRMPQNGRLMDPDINLRPLEALYSDPWFGRIWVVQEVALAPTSICYYGDAEFLLADVLRVAVWLIWHQGMRWPHTTISKQGLNRAFSIWYFADHDPSLKSQYQMMTRTLTTICLALETHEATNPKDKIYALLGLHARWKPGLWQAIMPRYDKTVSVSDVYRDATRTMIQEAMSLEILQYRCPRAEHPLLPTTPSWVIDFTRLSGKGIRPRRLGLRFTADDGRGIKECTILAPQGLPVLPLVGFTLDRVKSRTRTIADTESVYVPELADILALSQSLRLPYRDLSQQLARTLVADHDSNGIAPGPRAQEAYSAFLSLCNDSMSLLIKSANSMPSRTKKEQVDLGGRYLQSFLLACVGRCFFVTNGGLMGIGPENLVEGDRVAILYGGRVPFVMSTRGSLGRGEYRLLGECYVDGVMQGQGMRKHKAAGNWDEVFHVV